A window from Hymenobacter volaticus encodes these proteins:
- a CDS encoding TylF/MycF/NovP-related O-methyltransferase, whose protein sequence is MIIQNFDSAQAITYENGFYLTSDITRLAKAMGHFEIYRMITHLPGQVVECGVFKATSLVRWATFRELLESPFSRRIIGFDIFGSFPRHDDAADNAFAARHDDVAGQGLSMEQVQAVLTHKGLRNVELVPGDVIETVPAYVVAHPELRVALLHIDVDVYKPSKVALDALYDLVVPGGLIVFDDYGTVAGETRAVDELLQQYGLTLQKLPYTHTPSFIRKPVAPGSSL, encoded by the coding sequence ATGATCATCCAGAATTTCGATTCCGCCCAGGCCATTACCTACGAAAACGGGTTCTACCTCACCAGCGACATTACGCGGCTAGCGAAGGCCATGGGCCACTTCGAAATCTACCGGATGATTACGCACCTACCCGGCCAGGTAGTGGAATGCGGCGTGTTCAAGGCAACATCGCTGGTGCGTTGGGCTACTTTTCGGGAGTTGCTCGAAAGCCCATTTTCCCGCCGCATCATTGGTTTCGACATTTTCGGCTCCTTTCCTCGCCACGACGATGCAGCCGATAATGCCTTTGCCGCCCGCCACGACGATGTAGCCGGCCAGGGCCTAAGCATGGAACAGGTGCAGGCAGTGCTAACCCATAAAGGGCTACGCAACGTGGAGCTAGTGCCTGGCGACGTAATAGAAACTGTGCCAGCCTACGTGGTGGCTCACCCCGAATTACGTGTTGCGCTGCTGCACATCGACGTAGACGTGTACAAGCCCAGCAAAGTGGCCCTCGATGCCCTCTACGACTTGGTCGTACCGGGAGGGCTCATCGTGTTTGACGATTATGGTACGGTAGCTGGTGAAACCCGCGCTGTGGATGAGTTGTTGCAACAATATGGGCTTACGCTGCAAAAACTTCCTTACACCCACACGCCCAGCTTTATCCGTAAGCCCGTGGCTCCGGGTTCTTCTCTATGA
- the pseC gene encoding UDP-4-amino-4,6-dideoxy-N-acetyl-beta-L-altrosamine transaminase produces MSNFPTHPIPYGRQHITESDIEAVTATLRSDYLTQGPKVGEFEEQFAAYVGARYAVAVSNGTAALHLCALALQVQPGQRVITTPITFAASANCVRYCGGEVHFADINPATALIDLQAVRRLLESHPKGYFHGLIPVDFAGLPVNLEEARMLADEFGLWIIEDACHAPGGYFTDSRGHQQSCGNGQYADLAIFSFHPVKHIATGEGGMITTNREDLYQELLKLRTHGITKDPAQMHRHDGGWYMEMQELGYNYRMPDMLCALGISQLQRANEGLARRRQLAARYDEAFADISGVTSLAGAGGHAYHLYVIEVEDRKGLYDWLRAKQIFAQVHYIPVHTMPYYQQFGWKPGDFPLAENYYQRCLSIPLFPSLTDEEQDYAIACIREFIDR; encoded by the coding sequence ATGAGCAATTTTCCCACTCATCCTATTCCCTACGGTCGTCAGCATATCACTGAGTCTGATATCGAGGCCGTTACGGCTACGCTTCGTTCTGATTATCTAACGCAAGGGCCGAAAGTAGGTGAGTTTGAAGAGCAATTTGCTGCTTATGTAGGAGCTCGGTATGCTGTAGCTGTTAGCAACGGTACGGCGGCGCTGCACCTTTGCGCGTTGGCCCTACAGGTGCAGCCAGGCCAACGCGTCATTACAACGCCCATCACCTTCGCGGCTTCAGCCAATTGCGTGCGCTACTGCGGCGGCGAGGTGCACTTCGCCGACATCAACCCCGCCACCGCCCTGATTGATTTACAAGCCGTGCGGCGCTTGCTGGAAAGCCACCCAAAAGGCTATTTCCACGGCTTAATTCCAGTGGATTTCGCCGGTTTACCCGTCAACCTGGAAGAAGCGCGAATGCTGGCCGACGAGTTTGGACTTTGGATTATTGAAGATGCTTGCCATGCACCAGGAGGCTATTTCACAGATTCCCGAGGCCATCAGCAAAGCTGCGGCAATGGGCAATACGCTGACCTTGCTATTTTCAGCTTCCACCCAGTCAAGCATATTGCTACTGGCGAAGGCGGCATGATTACCACCAACCGGGAAGACCTCTACCAGGAATTGCTGAAGCTACGCACGCATGGCATCACTAAAGACCCTGCTCAAATGCACCGTCACGATGGTGGCTGGTACATGGAAATGCAGGAGTTGGGGTACAACTACCGGATGCCAGACATGCTTTGTGCTCTTGGCATCAGTCAGCTTCAGCGCGCTAATGAAGGTCTTGCCCGCCGCCGCCAACTTGCTGCTCGTTACGACGAGGCATTTGCAGATATATCAGGCGTAACATCTTTGGCTGGTGCCGGGGGGCACGCTTACCACCTGTATGTTATTGAAGTAGAAGACCGTAAAGGCCTCTACGATTGGTTGCGCGCTAAGCAAATATTTGCGCAGGTACATTATATACCGGTGCATACTATGCCCTATTATCAGCAATTTGGCTGGAAGCCAGGAGACTTTCCGCTAGCAGAGAATTACTATCAGCGCTGCCTTAGTATTCCACTATTCCCGAGCCTCACCGATGAAGAGCAAGACTATGCAATAGCTTGTATTCGGGAATTCATTGATCGGTAG
- a CDS encoding CHRD domain-containing protein has protein sequence MPPVTTNALGLGTFNLTQAQDKLKFRVVVAGLSGPITMSHFHQGAPGVAGPVVLDLMPYISGNVIEGEVTPTPAIVAAMKAGQIYINVHTAANPGGEIRGQLFQETRFISHDARLDAAQLVPAGTATGKGVAVLQLNSTFDTLRVRVAHTGLSAAPTTINAYAKGVGQANTPADLIASVNLTGAPSVFGVIFTPPTGSSTLGTELINLFLTGGVNLVFTTAANPNGEIRGRYTGWHVRAIPFQ, from the coding sequence GTGCCACCTGTTACTACCAATGCCTTGGGGCTAGGTACGTTCAACCTAACGCAAGCCCAGGATAAGCTCAAGTTTAGGGTAGTAGTAGCTGGCCTGAGTGGCCCTATCACAATGTCCCATTTTCACCAAGGCGCGCCTGGGGTAGCTGGCCCAGTGGTTCTGGATTTGATGCCTTATATCAGTGGCAACGTTATTGAGGGCGAAGTAACACCTACTCCCGCTATTGTTGCGGCTATGAAGGCTGGGCAGATCTACATCAATGTGCACACAGCCGCTAATCCCGGCGGTGAGATTCGGGGGCAACTATTTCAGGAGACCCGCTTCATCAGCCATGATGCCCGCCTTGATGCTGCTCAGTTGGTGCCGGCCGGTACCGCTACCGGCAAAGGTGTGGCCGTGCTACAGCTCAACAGCACATTTGATACTCTGCGTGTGCGAGTAGCGCATACCGGCCTGAGTGCAGCACCTACTACAATTAATGCATATGCTAAAGGAGTTGGGCAGGCTAACACACCAGCCGATCTAATAGCCAGCGTTAATTTAACAGGCGCTCCTTCTGTCTTCGGCGTAATATTTACTCCGCCGACGGGATCTTCTACTTTAGGTACAGAGTTAATTAATTTGTTTTTGACTGGAGGTGTAAATCTCGTTTTTACAACTGCGGCTAACCCAAATGGGGAGATACGGGGCAGGTATACCGGCTGGCACGTGAGGGCTATACCATTTCAATGA
- the ffh gene encoding signal recognition particle protein — MFDNLSTKLDKAFKTLKGQGSITEINVASTIKEIRRALVDADVNYKVAKEVTDKIKDEAMGRDVLTAVSPGQLMTKIVYDELTLLMGGDKKDIVIKGDPAVVLLSGLQGSGKTTFAGKLASFIKKQNRTVLLVACDVYRPAAINQLQVLGEQIGVEVYAEVENKNPVEISRNAIEYARKNNKKVVIIDTAGRLAVDEQMMTEIEAVKRAINPSETLFVVDSMTGQDAVNTAKTFNDRLNFDGVVLTKLDGDARGGAALSIRAVVEKPIKFISTGEKMEALDMFYPDRMAQRILGMGDVISLVERAQQQFDEDEAKRINQKIRKNQFNFDDFLSQLEQIKKMGNLKDLVGMIPGMSKAIKDVEIDDDAFKPIESIIKSMTPHERANPDVLNGSRRKRLAKGSGTDIQQVNNLMKQFEDMRKMMRTMNKMSQTKGGMQQMARMMGGMGKGGGKF, encoded by the coding sequence ATGTTTGATAACTTAAGTACTAAACTCGATAAAGCCTTTAAAACCCTCAAGGGCCAAGGCAGCATCACCGAAATCAACGTGGCGTCCACCATCAAGGAAATCCGCCGCGCCCTCGTTGATGCCGACGTAAACTATAAAGTGGCGAAAGAAGTCACCGACAAAATCAAGGACGAGGCCATGGGCCGCGACGTGCTGACAGCCGTGTCGCCGGGCCAGCTTATGACCAAAATCGTTTATGATGAGCTAACGCTGCTCATGGGCGGCGACAAGAAGGATATTGTTATCAAGGGCGACCCGGCCGTTGTGCTGCTTTCGGGTCTGCAGGGTTCAGGCAAAACCACCTTTGCAGGTAAGCTGGCCTCGTTCATTAAAAAGCAAAACCGCACGGTGCTGCTCGTGGCCTGCGACGTGTACCGGCCGGCCGCTATCAACCAGCTCCAGGTGCTCGGTGAGCAGATTGGGGTGGAAGTGTACGCCGAGGTGGAGAACAAAAACCCGGTGGAAATTTCGCGCAATGCCATCGAGTATGCCCGCAAGAACAACAAGAAAGTAGTTATCATCGATACCGCCGGCCGCTTGGCCGTAGACGAGCAAATGATGACCGAAATCGAAGCGGTAAAGCGTGCCATCAACCCCTCGGAGACACTGTTCGTGGTGGACTCAATGACGGGCCAGGACGCTGTAAACACCGCCAAGACCTTCAACGACCGTCTCAACTTCGACGGGGTGGTACTCACCAAGCTCGATGGTGATGCCCGCGGCGGGGCCGCCCTCAGCATCAGGGCCGTAGTGGAGAAGCCTATCAAGTTCATCTCGACTGGCGAGAAGATGGAGGCGCTGGATATGTTCTATCCAGACCGGATGGCCCAACGCATCTTGGGCATGGGCGACGTTATCTCGCTGGTCGAGCGCGCACAGCAGCAGTTCGACGAGGACGAAGCCAAGCGTATCAACCAAAAGATTCGCAAAAACCAGTTCAACTTCGACGACTTCCTCTCGCAGCTAGAGCAAATCAAGAAGATGGGTAACCTCAAGGACTTGGTAGGCATGATACCCGGCATGAGCAAGGCCATCAAGGACGTAGAAATCGACGATGATGCCTTTAAGCCCATTGAAAGCATCATCAAGAGCATGACACCTCATGAGCGCGCCAACCCTGATGTACTCAACGGCTCACGCCGTAAGCGCCTCGCTAAAGGTTCGGGTACTGATATTCAGCAAGTGAATAACCTCATGAAGCAGTTCGAGGATATGCGCAAAATGATGCGTACTATGAACAAGATGAGCCAAACTAAAGGCGGCATGCAGCAAATGGCCCGCATGATGGGCGGTATGGGCAAAGGGGGCGGTAAGTTCTAA
- a CDS encoding glycosyltransferase family protein, with amino-acid sequence MKKVGIISQARMTSTRLPGKVLLPVGDQPLLQYHVARVQQSGLPLYLATTTNATDDPLADFAATRHLPCTRGDEQDVLARYQQCAAFNDLDIIVRVTSDCPLLDGQLIAENVQTYIHTDNSRLYLSNVLERTYPRGLDFEIFSRELLEEAFLHATLPADREHVTPYIHQNRSGRVQFQHVTRREDRSLYRLTVDTPEDFQLIQQLIEHYEAATLSTDALIQLLDQHPELVALNAHIEQKKL; translated from the coding sequence TTGAAGAAGGTTGGCATCATTTCGCAAGCACGCATGACCAGTACGCGGCTGCCAGGCAAAGTGCTTTTGCCAGTCGGTGACCAGCCATTGCTCCAGTATCATGTGGCACGGGTGCAACAAAGCGGCTTGCCACTGTATTTAGCTACCACCACTAACGCCACTGACGATCCGCTGGCTGATTTCGCCGCCACTCGGCACCTACCTTGCACCAGAGGCGATGAGCAGGATGTATTAGCTCGCTACCAGCAGTGCGCCGCATTCAATGATTTAGACATAATTGTGCGTGTAACCTCAGATTGCCCGTTGCTCGACGGACAATTAATAGCCGAAAACGTACAGACGTACATACATACCGATAACTCCCGGTTGTACCTGTCCAACGTATTGGAGCGCACTTATCCACGAGGGCTCGACTTCGAAATATTCTCACGCGAATTGCTGGAAGAGGCGTTTCTACACGCTACTCTGCCTGCCGACCGTGAACATGTGACGCCGTACATTCATCAAAACCGGTCAGGACGGGTCCAATTCCAGCATGTCACCCGCCGGGAGGATCGTAGTTTGTACCGCCTTACAGTGGATACCCCCGAAGATTTCCAATTGATTCAGCAGTTGATAGAACATTATGAAGCGGCTACTCTATCGACCGACGCTCTGATCCAGCTTTTGGATCAGCACCCTGAGCTAGTAGCGCTAAACGCGCACATCGAACAAAAGAAACTGTAA
- a CDS encoding T9SS type A sorting domain-containing protein: MTVTAPTTATSTPTFGIGTIPAGATVSITFRATVASTAIDGIAYQADATVTYLDPTRTTATQRVGPNSPYASGGASAGGTNYGASSSSREDVIVARPLPVELKRFDVVAKDLNAELTWGTASELQNHQFNIERSLDGQNFERINVVKGQGTSSKEVAYRYTDAGAGRLSLKPIYYRLQQVDLDGSSSYSPIRVVKFERGTKAAIALYPNPHQGTATLDLTALSSLDSQVEVMDISGRVVGKFQLLGGLQHQLDLNALPLGSYLIRVRNAETVVTLPMVRN; the protein is encoded by the coding sequence TTGACCGTTACTGCACCAACTACCGCTACTAGTACTCCAACCTTTGGTATTGGTACTATTCCGGCCGGTGCTACTGTAAGCATCACCTTCCGTGCTACGGTCGCTAGCACAGCCATTGATGGCATTGCTTATCAGGCTGATGCCACAGTAACCTACCTCGATCCTACTCGCACTACAGCTACTCAAAGGGTAGGCCCTAATAGTCCTTATGCTTCGGGAGGTGCATCAGCAGGAGGCACCAATTATGGAGCCAGCAGCAGTAGCAGAGAGGATGTAATAGTTGCTCGTCCACTCCCAGTTGAGTTGAAGCGCTTTGATGTAGTAGCCAAGGACTTGAACGCTGAGTTGACTTGGGGTACTGCTAGTGAGCTACAAAACCACCAATTCAACATCGAGCGCAGCCTAGATGGCCAGAACTTTGAGCGTATCAATGTCGTGAAAGGTCAAGGTACTTCTTCTAAGGAAGTTGCTTACCGCTACACAGATGCTGGCGCAGGTCGTTTGTCGCTGAAGCCGATCTACTACCGCCTACAGCAGGTAGACCTCGATGGCAGCAGCAGCTACTCGCCGATACGTGTTGTGAAGTTTGAGCGCGGAACGAAGGCGGCTATTGCCCTCTATCCTAACCCGCACCAAGGCACTGCTACGCTTGACCTTACTGCTTTGTCTTCGCTCGACTCGCAGGTTGAGGTAATGGATATATCGGGCCGCGTAGTGGGCAAGTTTCAGCTACTAGGTGGGCTTCAACATCAGCTCGACTTGAATGCGCTTCCACTTGGTTCTTACCTGATCCGGGTGCGCAACGCCGAAACCGTTGTTACCCTACCGATGGTGCGTAACTAA
- a CDS encoding CHRD domain-containing protein, with the protein MGQKLTHLLTGLLIVLLSVSSRADHLRAHLLLGSTLDGAQEVPAVTTGARGAVSFTLNATRDTLFISGAFSGLSGPIIMAHTHLGFRGVAGPVVTDLFRFIRGNRIQGYLTGADIDRGKLDRYLRGGYYLNVHTAANPGGRFEGRLSWKRTRNLWLALQAPKKCHLLLPMPWG; encoded by the coding sequence ATGGGACAAAAACTTACGCATCTGCTGACTGGCTTGTTGATCGTGCTGCTCAGCGTCAGCTCCCGAGCCGACCATTTACGGGCTCATTTGTTGCTAGGCTCTACTCTGGATGGAGCCCAGGAAGTGCCGGCCGTTACAACGGGCGCACGCGGGGCAGTCAGTTTCACGCTGAATGCTACACGGGATACACTATTTATCTCGGGCGCTTTTAGCGGCCTGAGCGGCCCCATTATTATGGCGCATACACACCTCGGCTTCCGCGGAGTAGCAGGCCCGGTTGTGACCGACTTATTTCGCTTTATTCGGGGCAACCGTATTCAAGGGTATCTGACTGGTGCGGACATCGACCGGGGCAAGTTGGACCGCTACTTGCGAGGCGGCTACTACCTGAACGTACACACCGCCGCCAACCCAGGGGGGAGATTCGAGGGCAGATTGAGCTGGAAAAGGACGAGGAATTTGTGGCTAGCCTTACAGGCACCCAAGAAGTGCCACCTGTTACTACCAATGCCTTGGGGCTAG
- a CDS encoding Ig-like domain-containing protein, whose product MFLVDADKTNAADFTPGASGGSLGYAQKTIAPISNGVPNGYIGIGIDEFGNFANPTEGRVKGPGETPDAISVRGAGNGQSITDYPYLGGSGTLPFSLDVSTRVTDSKNDNYRRAYIDVIPQGVTPNITYKITVRIQHGTQVTKAIDNLTVATPPDRLRIGFAGSTGGSTNIHEIRNLAIVQAPIANDDIAGTIYNQNVTLNVLNNDVFSGSEYKPGTVDLDITTSGVQKSYPMPGGQGTFTVDDNGLVTFRPSGTFAGVVTLPYIMQDVAGSTAPLYYSNPGNITIIVEGADVSTTVSGPTSANPGSRITYTANTSNLGTQVATNVIPRLQLPANLTGVEVTNGSYNATSGLVTFTTITSLAVGATDPTVNSVSFTAPNTNGSTVTGTTNYVTTAPAVPDPVATNNTATISTVITGIANAAGVCATPGKDGPAALDGTTTPNTYYPGTASAAVGATSISVGMATGSTAPIAAGDLLLVMQMQGAEINVANSDRYGSNTRTGAGILGTNYTAGTYEYVTAAGPVANGAVPLTTGLVNAYTDAGITATAGLRRFQVIRVPQYSSLVINGGVTGTEWNGSTGGILALDVAGKTKFSANSSLNMTGKGFRGGGGNRYIGNGNFDNADYVRSAVTGTTGAHGSKGKE is encoded by the coding sequence GTGTTTCTAGTTGATGCTGACAAAACGAATGCTGCAGACTTTACTCCTGGGGCTTCAGGTGGCTCACTCGGCTACGCCCAGAAGACGATTGCGCCTATCAGCAATGGCGTCCCCAATGGCTACATAGGTATTGGCATTGATGAGTTCGGCAACTTTGCCAACCCAACAGAAGGACGTGTTAAGGGACCAGGCGAAACACCCGATGCCATCTCCGTCCGTGGGGCAGGCAACGGCCAGAGCATCACTGATTATCCTTATTTAGGGGGAAGTGGCACATTACCGTTTAGTCTGGATGTATCAACACGAGTCACCGATTCAAAGAATGATAATTACCGTCGGGCCTACATTGATGTTATACCTCAGGGTGTTACTCCGAATATAACTTACAAAATTACTGTGCGCATTCAGCACGGCACTCAAGTAACGAAAGCCATCGATAACCTTACCGTTGCAACTCCACCCGATAGGTTGCGCATTGGATTTGCGGGCTCTACAGGTGGTAGCACCAACATTCATGAGATTCGTAACCTAGCCATTGTGCAAGCTCCTATTGCCAATGACGATATTGCCGGTACGATTTACAATCAGAATGTTACACTAAATGTGCTCAACAATGACGTTTTCTCTGGCAGTGAATATAAACCAGGGACGGTTGACCTAGACATCACTACCTCTGGTGTACAGAAAAGCTATCCTATGCCTGGCGGCCAAGGAACCTTCACAGTGGACGACAATGGGCTAGTCACTTTCAGGCCCAGTGGTACTTTCGCGGGTGTAGTGACTCTGCCGTACATAATGCAGGACGTAGCCGGCTCTACCGCTCCACTATACTATTCTAACCCGGGCAACATTACCATCATTGTAGAGGGAGCCGATGTATCTACAACTGTAAGCGGCCCAACCTCTGCCAATCCTGGCTCGCGCATCACTTACACCGCAAATACTTCCAACCTTGGCACTCAGGTAGCTACAAATGTAATTCCTAGGCTACAGCTTCCTGCGAACTTAACAGGGGTAGAGGTAACAAATGGTTCATACAATGCAACTAGTGGGTTAGTTACGTTTACCACTATTACTAGCCTAGCAGTAGGTGCGACAGACCCAACTGTTAACTCTGTATCCTTTACTGCTCCTAATACCAACGGCAGCACCGTTACCGGCACTACAAACTACGTAACAACTGCCCCTGCCGTTCCTGATCCTGTGGCTACAAATAACACGGCCACTATCAGCACTGTTATTACTGGTATCGCCAATGCAGCTGGAGTTTGTGCTACTCCCGGCAAAGATGGTCCTGCTGCTCTTGACGGCACAACTACTCCTAACACATACTACCCTGGTACTGCATCAGCCGCAGTGGGTGCAACCAGCATTTCAGTTGGCATGGCTACGGGCAGTACTGCACCTATTGCTGCTGGCGACTTATTGTTAGTTATGCAAATGCAGGGCGCAGAAATCAACGTAGCAAATTCCGATAGATACGGGTCCAATACAAGAACCGGAGCCGGTATCCTTGGTACCAACTACACGGCTGGAACGTACGAATATGTTACCGCTGCAGGTCCTGTAGCAAATGGCGCTGTACCACTGACAACAGGGCTCGTGAATGCATACACTGATGCTGGTATCACGGCCACGGCTGGGTTGCGCCGCTTCCAGGTGATTCGAGTGCCACAATATTCTTCTCTAGTCATTAACGGAGGAGTAACTGGAACAGAATGGAATGGCTCAACGGGCGGCATACTTGCACTTGACGTAGCAGGCAAGACGAAATTCTCAGCAAACAGTTCCTTGAACATGACTGGCAAGGGCTTCCGTGGCGGTGGTGGCAATAGATATATTGGCAACGGTAATTTCGACAATGCAGACTATGTGAGATCTGCTGTTACTGGAACGACGGGAGCTCACGGCTCTAAGGGGAAGGAATAG
- a CDS encoding nucleoside deaminase, translated as MEAPNPDFMREAIRLSIEKMQAGYGGPFGAVIVKNGAIIARGFNQVTSTNDPTCHAEVDAIRKACAALGSFQLDDCDLYTSCEPCPMCLGAIYWARPRRVFYGNTKQDAAAVGFDDQFIYDEIEKPLEQRRIAMTELLRDEAGAGFRAWEVQEDKNKY; from the coding sequence ATGGAAGCACCCAACCCTGACTTTATGCGCGAAGCCATTCGCCTTTCTATCGAGAAAATGCAGGCTGGCTACGGTGGTCCTTTCGGAGCCGTAATTGTGAAGAATGGCGCCATCATTGCCCGTGGTTTCAACCAAGTTACCAGCACCAACGACCCAACCTGTCACGCCGAAGTTGATGCTATTCGGAAAGCCTGTGCCGCGCTCGGCAGCTTCCAGCTCGACGACTGCGACCTGTATACCTCCTGCGAGCCATGCCCTATGTGTTTAGGCGCTATTTATTGGGCTCGGCCGCGCCGCGTGTTCTATGGCAACACCAAACAAGATGCTGCCGCCGTCGGCTTCGACGATCAGTTTATCTACGATGAGATAGAGAAACCCCTCGAGCAACGCCGCATTGCCATGACTGAGTTGCTGCGCGACGAAGCAGGCGCTGGCTTCCGAGCTTGGGAAGTCCAAGAAGACAAAAACAAATACTAA
- the pseB gene encoding UDP-N-acetylglucosamine 4,6-dehydratase (inverting) has protein sequence MALDLTNKSILVTGGTGSFGKQFVQTVFEKFPQVRRLVVYSRDELKQYEMSQTFPQSKYPAIRYFIGDVRDGERLKRACEGVDIIVHAAALKQVPAAEYNPMECIKTNIFGAENVINAAFDCGVKDVVALSTDKAAAPINLYGATKLCSDKLFVAANNMKGARDLRFSVVRYGNVIGSRGSVVPFFLQRRHSGVLPITHPDMTRFNISLEEGVNLVLYALENAWGGEIFVPKIPSYKITEVAQAIGPNCQQEIVGIRPGEKLHEEMITSTDALSTVELDKYYVILPSTPQWSVDKFIEKFDGQRVPLGFHYDSANNSDWLSADEIREEIRLHVDPNFTV, from the coding sequence ATGGCTCTCGACCTCACTAATAAATCCATTTTGGTTACCGGTGGCACCGGTTCGTTCGGCAAGCAGTTCGTACAAACCGTGTTCGAGAAGTTTCCGCAGGTCCGGCGTTTGGTCGTGTATTCGCGCGATGAGCTGAAGCAGTACGAAATGTCGCAGACTTTTCCGCAGTCTAAGTACCCAGCTATTCGCTATTTCATTGGCGATGTGCGGGACGGGGAGCGGTTGAAACGTGCCTGCGAGGGCGTCGATATTATTGTGCACGCCGCCGCTCTAAAGCAAGTACCCGCCGCCGAGTACAACCCCATGGAGTGCATCAAGACCAACATCTTTGGTGCCGAAAACGTGATAAACGCCGCTTTCGACTGCGGCGTAAAAGATGTCGTGGCACTGAGCACCGATAAGGCTGCTGCTCCTATCAACCTCTACGGCGCTACCAAACTCTGCTCCGACAAGTTGTTTGTGGCCGCCAACAACATGAAAGGCGCCCGAGATTTACGCTTCTCCGTAGTTCGTTACGGCAACGTAATTGGCTCGCGCGGATCGGTGGTACCTTTCTTTTTGCAGCGTCGTCATTCCGGTGTGCTGCCCATCACGCACCCCGACATGACGCGCTTCAACATTTCGTTGGAAGAAGGCGTGAACCTAGTGCTTTATGCGCTGGAAAATGCTTGGGGCGGGGAGATTTTCGTGCCTAAGATTCCGAGCTACAAAATAACCGAGGTAGCACAGGCCATCGGACCGAATTGCCAACAGGAAATCGTGGGTATCCGGCCCGGCGAGAAGCTGCACGAGGAAATGATTACGTCGACCGATGCCCTGAGCACGGTGGAGTTAGACAAGTATTACGTGATTCTCCCTTCTACCCCGCAATGGAGCGTCGATAAGTTTATTGAGAAGTTCGATGGGCAGCGTGTCCCGTTGGGTTTCCACTACGATTCAGCCAACAACAGTGACTGGTTGTCGGCCGACGAAATTCGGGAGGAAATCCGCTTGCATGTCGATCCTAATTTCACGGTTTAG
- a CDS encoding glycosyltransferase, whose protein sequence is MRWLADLRDPWTDIYYRAELNQTAPARWLDARYERQVLEQADIVLTTSADTKRLFLGKSAKLKDSKFHVLPNGYDESDFKLPSSPPTDALLITHTGTISETYHIELFLSAVAECMRRHADVPLRLRFVGKVADGVQRQITESGLSEATELLPFVPHDQSVEYLLRSTALLMAIPDVLHNFGILPGKVFEYLAANKPIICVGPTGSDADHLLQECGAGRAWPYDAYEAMLDYLESLVAQWRINPNLDLPALSHTRYSRRALTEQLVALLT, encoded by the coding sequence TTGCGTTGGCTTGCTGACCTGCGCGACCCGTGGACTGATATTTACTACCGCGCCGAACTCAACCAAACAGCGCCTGCCCGCTGGCTGGACGCCCGCTACGAGCGGCAGGTACTAGAGCAAGCCGACATCGTACTCACCACGAGTGCCGACACAAAACGGCTGTTCTTAGGTAAATCGGCGAAGCTCAAAGACAGCAAGTTTCATGTGCTGCCCAACGGCTATGACGAGAGCGACTTCAAGCTTCCCTCCTCCCCTCCTACCGACGCGCTGCTCATCACACATACCGGCACCATCTCCGAAACCTATCACATTGAGCTGTTCCTAAGCGCAGTGGCGGAGTGCATGCGTCGGCATGCCGATGTGCCGCTGCGACTGCGCTTTGTGGGCAAAGTGGCCGACGGAGTGCAGCGGCAGATAACAGAAAGCGGCCTTTCAGAAGCTACTGAATTGCTGCCCTTTGTGCCGCACGACCAGTCGGTGGAATATCTGCTGCGTTCCACTGCTTTGCTGATGGCTATTCCGGATGTACTCCACAACTTCGGTATCCTGCCCGGGAAAGTGTTTGAGTACCTGGCGGCCAACAAACCGATTATCTGCGTGGGCCCAACCGGCTCCGATGCCGACCATCTGTTGCAGGAATGCGGGGCTGGCCGCGCCTGGCCGTACGACGCCTACGAGGCTATGCTTGATTATTTGGAATCTCTCGTGGCACAGTGGCGCATCAACCCCAATCTAGACCTGCCAGCCCTTAGTCACACTCGGTATTCCCGGCGCGCTTTAACCGAGCAACTCGTTGCGCTTTTAACATAA